From Bosea sp. NBC_00550, the proteins below share one genomic window:
- a CDS encoding tlde1 domain-containing protein — protein MTYATYVRERGVPYVRSRRRRRPLLKGFFLAAALSCGAMSGFWMLGQGTPGNDTANAPSANARKTPPGRAASQAAPAYSGLLDPALSGNAASFVPGAPVRSAFQPANPAPSSTSVAAAEQPALPLPPQPPVTLAEKSVPMPMPVPRPLDLLPKAGPQQPPQPRVAQPTAPRRSRTAAATPTPEDNRSFFDKLFGVQKQEPAGTALAYAAPQDDVVDRGRITRLSPSAGTPPRTAEAGTAIYDIGARMVYMPNGERLEAHSGLGEMMDDARYAHVRMKGVTPPHTYTLTEREALFHGVRAIRLNPVGGSGAIHGRAGLLAHTYLLGPRGDSNGCISFKDYERFLQAFLRGEVKRIVVVASL, from the coding sequence ATGACCTATGCGACCTATGTGCGGGAACGTGGCGTGCCTTATGTGCGGTCTCGCCGTCGTCGCCGGCCTCTGCTGAAAGGGTTCTTCCTCGCCGCCGCCCTGAGCTGCGGCGCCATGTCGGGTTTCTGGATGCTCGGGCAGGGCACGCCGGGAAACGACACCGCGAACGCCCCCTCCGCCAATGCGCGCAAGACGCCGCCAGGCCGTGCCGCTTCGCAGGCTGCCCCGGCCTATAGCGGCCTGCTCGACCCCGCGTTGTCCGGCAATGCCGCTTCCTTCGTGCCGGGCGCTCCGGTGCGCTCCGCGTTCCAGCCAGCGAACCCGGCCCCGTCTTCAACCTCCGTCGCTGCTGCAGAGCAGCCCGCCTTGCCCCTGCCGCCGCAGCCGCCCGTCACCTTGGCGGAGAAGTCCGTGCCGATGCCCATGCCGGTGCCGCGGCCCCTGGACCTGCTGCCGAAGGCTGGTCCTCAGCAGCCACCCCAGCCGCGCGTCGCGCAGCCGACCGCGCCTCGCCGCAGCCGCACCGCCGCGGCGACTCCGACGCCCGAGGATAATCGCTCCTTCTTCGACAAGCTCTTCGGCGTGCAGAAGCAGGAGCCGGCCGGTACGGCGCTGGCCTATGCCGCGCCGCAGGACGATGTCGTCGATCGCGGGCGCATCACCCGCCTCAGCCCCTCGGCCGGCACGCCGCCGCGCACGGCAGAGGCCGGCACGGCGATCTACGATATCGGCGCCAGGATGGTCTACATGCCGAATGGCGAGCGGCTCGAGGCCCATTCCGGCCTCGGCGAGATGATGGACGATGCGCGCTACGCCCATGTCCGGATGAAGGGCGTCACGCCGCCGCACACCTATACGCTGACCGAGCGCGAGGCCCTGTTCCACGGCGTCCGCGCCATCCGGCTGAACCCGGTCGGCGGCAGCGGCGCCATTCATGGCCGCGCTGGCCTGCTGGCTCACACCTATCTGCTCGGGCCGCGCGGCGACTCCAATGGCTGCATTTCCTTCAAGGATTACGAGCGCTTCCTGCAGGCCTTCCTGCGCGGCGAGGTGAAGCGCATCGTGGTGGTGGCCAGCCTTTAA
- a CDS encoding RidA family protein has product MQREVIEVPVISEAIRKLGAPTSALVRAGDLLFTCGMPPVDIRTGEIVAGDIGTQTHACLDALDMALRHAGSSLDKVVKATVFVTDPALMGAVNAVYREHFGEGFPARTSAAIKPWPLPFDIEIECVATRG; this is encoded by the coding sequence ATGCAGCGCGAAGTGATCGAGGTCCCCGTCATCTCCGAAGCCATCCGCAAGCTGGGAGCGCCGACCTCGGCGCTGGTCCGGGCCGGCGATCTGCTCTTCACCTGCGGCATGCCTCCGGTCGACATCCGCACCGGTGAGATCGTGGCGGGCGATATCGGGACGCAGACGCACGCCTGCCTCGACGCGCTGGACATGGCGTTGCGCCACGCCGGCTCGTCGCTGGACAAGGTCGTGAAGGCGACTGTGTTCGTGACCGATCCGGCGCTGATGGGCGCGGTCAACGCCGTCTACAGGGAACATTTCGGCGAAGGCTTCCCGGCGCGTACCAGCGCCGCGATCAAACCCTGGCCCCTGCCGTTCGACATCGAGATCGAATGCGTGGCGACGCGCGGCTGA
- a CDS encoding methyl-accepting chemotaxis protein encodes MKSIGTKILGQIAIVAVGALIALGCALLAISRMEAMYGRSSEQNNLALIAERLNVAVNQVVANSLQLYTARNPHDAGIAAGTVETGIKQVDERMKGLVRLAPESERERIDKISKLIGEFTTIRTETARLAREVSGRAADAWGNGEASKKNRAALQDELTAFSGFNEERADAAEAETLSFASQVRTFLPVALLVLLCGTIAGALAFSRRSIVRPMTDLSAVMERLTEGDTAVEVPHTKRADEIGVMARSVAVLREATKQVAELQDQERAAAVARLARAQSIEAVVSDVGEVVAAAAAGDFSARLEIKDSDAQMQRLVEGINEINAVVDSATTEFAGALAAIAGGDLTNRVETAYRGRFADLKRAINETVDRLSETVSTIQTTSADVGLAAREINMGADDLSKRTEEQASSLEETAATTEELAASVKASAQAARQATEIAEEAMSAAQSGGTIAGQAVEAMARIETASQKISDIIRVIDDIAFQTNLLALNAAVEAARAGDAGKGFAVVASEVRTLAQRSGEAAKDISGLISSSNAEVTEGVKLVRQAGQSLTRILEASQKVSATIVDISAASGEQANGIDEMSQAVAHLDEMTQQNAALAEQSAASASSLSSRIGQLNDLVATFRTRREATSGRMAA; translated from the coding sequence ATGAAGTCGATTGGGACCAAGATCCTGGGGCAGATCGCGATCGTCGCGGTCGGCGCCCTGATCGCGCTGGGCTGTGCGCTGCTCGCAATCTCGCGGATGGAGGCCATGTATGGCCGCTCTTCCGAACAGAACAATCTCGCCCTGATCGCCGAGCGCCTCAACGTCGCGGTCAACCAGGTCGTCGCCAACTCGCTGCAGCTCTATACCGCGCGCAATCCGCATGATGCCGGCATCGCCGCGGGCACGGTCGAGACCGGGATCAAGCAGGTCGACGAACGCATGAAGGGGCTGGTCAGGCTCGCCCCCGAAAGCGAGCGCGAACGCATCGATAAGATCAGCAAACTGATCGGCGAATTCACCACTATCCGCACCGAGACCGCACGTCTCGCCCGCGAGGTCTCCGGCCGCGCCGCCGACGCCTGGGGCAACGGCGAAGCCAGCAAGAAGAACCGCGCCGCTCTCCAGGATGAGCTGACGGCCTTCAGCGGTTTCAACGAGGAGCGCGCCGATGCGGCCGAGGCAGAGACGCTTTCCTTCGCGTCGCAGGTCCGCACCTTCCTGCCGGTGGCCCTGCTCGTGCTGCTCTGCGGCACGATCGCCGGCGCCCTGGCCTTCTCGCGCCGCTCGATCGTGCGCCCGATGACGGATCTGAGCGCGGTGATGGAGCGCCTGACCGAGGGCGACACCGCCGTCGAAGTCCCCCATACAAAGCGCGCCGACGAGATCGGCGTGATGGCTCGCTCCGTCGCGGTGTTGCGGGAGGCGACCAAGCAGGTCGCCGAGCTGCAGGACCAGGAGCGGGCGGCTGCGGTGGCGCGACTGGCGCGTGCCCAGTCGATCGAGGCGGTGGTCTCGGATGTCGGCGAGGTGGTGGCCGCCGCCGCCGCCGGCGACTTCAGCGCCCGGCTCGAGATCAAGGATTCCGATGCCCAGATGCAGCGCCTCGTCGAAGGCATCAACGAGATCAACGCGGTGGTCGATTCCGCCACGACCGAGTTCGCCGGGGCGCTCGCGGCGATCGCCGGCGGCGACCTGACCAACCGCGTCGAGACCGCCTATCGCGGCCGCTTTGCCGATCTCAAGCGCGCCATCAACGAGACCGTCGACCGCCTCTCCGAGACGGTGTCGACGATCCAGACCACCTCGGCCGATGTCGGGCTCGCGGCGCGTGAGATCAACATGGGCGCCGACGACCTCTCCAAGCGCACCGAAGAGCAGGCTTCTTCGCTGGAGGAGACTGCCGCCACCACCGAAGAGCTAGCGGCTTCCGTCAAGGCTTCGGCCCAGGCCGCCCGCCAGGCGACCGAGATCGCCGAGGAAGCCATGAGCGCGGCGCAGTCCGGCGGCACCATCGCCGGCCAGGCCGTCGAGGCCATGGCCCGCATCGAAACTGCCTCGCAGAAGATCTCCGACATCATCCGGGTGATCGACGACATCGCCTTCCAGACCAACCTGCTCGCCCTCAACGCGGCGGTGGAAGCGGCGCGCGCCGGCGATGCCGGCAAGGGCTTCGCCGTCGTCGCCTCCGAGGTGCGTACTTTGGCGCAGCGCTCGGGCGAGGCCGCCAAGGACATCTCCGGACTGATCTCGTCCTCGAACGCCGAGGTCACCGAGGGCGTCAAGCTGGTGCGTCAGGCCGGTCAGTCGCTGACCCGCATCCTGGAGGCCTCCCAGAAGGTCTCGGCCACCATCGTAGACATCTCGGCCGCCTCGGGCGAGCAGGCCAACGGTATCGACGAGATGAGCCAGGCCGTCGCCCATCTCGACGAGATGACCCAGCAGAACGCGGCGCTCGCCGAGCAGAGCGCCGCTTCCGCCTCCTCGCTCTCGAGCCGCATCGGCCAGCTCAACGACCTCGTCGCGACATTCCGGACCCGGCGCGAGGCCACCAGCGGACGCATGGCCGCCTGA
- the topA gene encoding type I DNA topoisomerase: protein MKLLVVESPAKAKTINKYLGSDYEVVASFGHIRDLPAKDGSVEPENDFAMKWEIEGRGAKQVSEIVRALKGADKLILATDPDREGEAISWHVLEALNQKKALKGIPVERVTFNAVTKDAVQKALAEPRAIDQALVDAYLARRALDYLVGFTLSPVLWRKLPGARSAGRVQSVALRIVCEREREIEAFRAREYWSLVATLATESGQTFDARLVGADGKKITRLDIGNAEEAKAFKEALESALFTVTEVEAKPVKRHPQPPFQTSTLQQEASRKLGLAPARTMQLAQRLYEGVDIGGETVGLITYMRTDGVDMDGSAIAAARSVIGKEFGERYVPNAPRKYMVRAKNAQEAHEAIRPTDLGRLPAMVARQLEPEQAKLYELIWKRTIASQMESAEMERTTVDIAAKVGARNLDLRASGQVVLFDGFLTLYQESRDDEEDEDSRKLPAMKAGDKLEKRAIAADQHFTEPPPRYSEASLVKRMEELGIGRPSTYAATLSTLRDREYVRIEKKRLVPEDKGMLVTAFLESFFKRYVEFDFTANLEENLDRVSNAEIDWKALLRDFWQEFQASIGETKDLRVGDVLEALNGILGDYIFPKKADGTDPRICPTCGNGQLSLKLGKFGAFVGCSNYPECRYTRPLSVPAAEGEASAEGGQGTPGVRILGTDPVTSLEVTMRDGRFGPYIQLGEGEKPKRSSLPKGMSPGSVTLDNALALLSLPREVARHPVSGEPILVGIGRFGPYVQHGKVYANIDKDDDVLELGANRAIDLIVAKESGGGGRRGGAATPGRALGDHPTGGGLEVKAGKYGPYVAWGKIFATLPKTMAPESITLEQAIELVNAKAELKGGAKGGRTSARASSTKPAAKGKAAKSKAAGGKPAAKSPARKSKTSEG from the coding sequence ATGAAGCTCCTCGTCGTCGAGTCGCCGGCCAAGGCCAAGACGATCAACAAATACCTGGGCTCCGACTACGAGGTCGTGGCGTCGTTCGGCCATATCCGCGACCTGCCGGCCAAGGACGGCTCGGTCGAGCCCGAGAACGACTTCGCGATGAAGTGGGAGATCGAGGGGCGCGGCGCCAAGCAGGTCTCCGAGATCGTCAGGGCGCTGAAGGGCGCCGACAAGCTCATCCTCGCGACCGACCCGGATCGCGAAGGCGAGGCCATCTCCTGGCACGTGCTGGAGGCGCTGAACCAGAAGAAGGCGCTGAAGGGCATCCCGGTCGAGCGCGTGACCTTCAACGCCGTGACCAAGGACGCGGTGCAGAAGGCGCTGGCCGAGCCACGCGCCATCGACCAGGCGCTGGTCGATGCCTATCTGGCGCGCCGGGCACTGGACTATCTCGTCGGCTTCACGCTCTCGCCGGTGCTGTGGCGCAAGCTCCCCGGCGCCCGCTCGGCGGGCCGCGTGCAATCGGTGGCGCTGCGCATCGTCTGCGAACGCGAACGCGAGATCGAGGCCTTCCGGGCGCGGGAATACTGGTCTCTGGTCGCGACGCTCGCGACGGAGTCGGGCCAGACCTTCGACGCCCGGCTCGTCGGCGCCGACGGCAAGAAGATCACCCGTCTCGACATCGGCAATGCCGAGGAGGCCAAGGCCTTCAAGGAAGCGCTGGAGAGCGCCCTCTTCACCGTGACCGAGGTCGAGGCGAAGCCGGTCAAGCGCCACCCCCAACCGCCGTTCCAGACCTCGACGCTGCAGCAGGAAGCCTCCCGCAAGCTCGGCCTCGCCCCGGCGCGGACCATGCAGCTCGCCCAGCGCCTCTATGAGGGCGTCGACATCGGCGGCGAGACGGTCGGCCTCATCACCTATATGCGAACCGACGGCGTCGACATGGACGGCTCGGCGATCGCCGCCGCGCGCAGCGTCATCGGCAAGGAATTCGGCGAGCGCTACGTGCCGAATGCGCCGCGCAAGTACATGGTGCGGGCCAAGAACGCGCAGGAGGCCCACGAGGCCATCCGCCCGACCGATCTCGGCCGGCTGCCGGCCATGGTCGCGCGCCAGCTCGAGCCGGAGCAGGCGAAGCTCTACGAGCTGATCTGGAAGCGCACCATCGCGAGCCAGATGGAATCCGCCGAGATGGAGCGCACCACGGTCGACATCGCGGCCAAGGTCGGCGCGCGCAACCTCGACCTGCGCGCCTCCGGTCAGGTCGTGCTCTTCGACGGCTTCCTGACGCTCTATCAGGAGAGCCGCGACGACGAGGAGGACGAGGATTCCAGGAAGCTGCCGGCGATGAAGGCCGGCGACAAGCTGGAGAAGCGCGCCATCGCCGCCGACCAGCACTTCACCGAGCCGCCGCCGCGCTATTCGGAAGCCAGCCTCGTCAAGCGCATGGAAGAACTCGGCATCGGCCGGCCCTCGACCTATGCCGCGACGCTCTCGACGCTGCGCGACCGCGAATATGTCCGCATCGAGAAGAAGCGCCTCGTGCCCGAGGACAAGGGCATGCTGGTCACGGCGTTCCTCGAGAGCTTCTTCAAGCGCTATGTCGAGTTCGACTTCACGGCGAACCTCGAAGAGAACCTCGACCGCGTCTCCAATGCGGAGATCGACTGGAAGGCGCTGCTGCGCGACTTCTGGCAGGAGTTCCAGGCTTCGATCGGCGAGACCAAGGATCTGCGCGTCGGCGACGTACTGGAGGCGCTGAACGGCATCCTCGGCGACTACATCTTCCCGAAGAAGGCTGATGGAACCGACCCGCGCATCTGCCCGACCTGCGGCAACGGCCAGCTTTCGCTCAAACTCGGCAAGTTCGGCGCCTTCGTCGGCTGCTCGAACTATCCGGAATGCCGCTATACGCGCCCCCTCTCCGTCCCCGCCGCCGAAGGCGAGGCCTCGGCCGAGGGCGGCCAAGGCACGCCGGGCGTGCGCATCCTCGGCACCGATCCGGTGACCAGCCTCGAAGTCACGATGCGCGACGGCCGCTTCGGCCCGTATATCCAGCTCGGCGAGGGCGAGAAGCCCAAGCGCTCCAGCCTGCCGAAGGGCATGAGCCCGGGAAGTGTCACGCTCGACAACGCGCTGGCGCTGCTCTCGCTGCCGCGGGAGGTGGCGCGCCACCCGGTGTCGGGCGAGCCGATCCTCGTCGGCATCGGCCGCTTCGGGCCTTATGTCCAGCACGGCAAGGTCTACGCCAATATCGACAAGGACGATGACGTCCTGGAGCTCGGTGCCAACCGCGCCATCGACCTGATCGTCGCCAAGGAGAGCGGCGGAGGCGGCCGGCGCGGCGGCGCGGCAACGCCGGGTCGCGCACTCGGCGACCATCCCACGGGCGGCGGGCTCGAAGTGAAGGCCGGCAAATACGGCCCCTATGTCGCCTGGGGCAAGATCTTCGCCACCCTGCCGAAGACGATGGCGCCGGAAAGCATTACGCTGGAACAGGCGATCGAGCTGGTGAACGCCAAGGCCGAGCTGAAGGGCGGCGCCAAGGGCGGCAGGACCAGCGCGCGGGCCAGCAGCACGAAGCCGGCAGCCAAGGGCAAAGCCGCCAAGAGCAAAGCCGCCGGAGGCAAGCCGGCCGCAAAGTCACCGGCCCGCAAGAGCAAGACGTCGGAGGGCTGA
- the panB gene encoding 3-methyl-2-oxobutanoate hydroxymethyltransferase, translated as MSSQAQIKRVTALDIRGRKGGETVVSLTAYTAPMAALADRHCDFLLVGDSLGMVVHGLDSTVPVTLEMMILHGQAVMRGSQRALVVVDMPFGSYEESPQQAFRNAARVMQETGCGAVKLEGGARMEETIRFLVERGIPVMAHIGLTPQAVNVLGGFKAQGRDRAEWPAIMADAEAVTRAGAFSVVVEAVAEPLAAEITGKVAVPTIGIGASAACDGQILVLDDMLGLTGRVPKFVKLFGNLAEGVDKAVGDYAAEVRARRFPGPAHVYAVKDKARNHLVIPGSSLRLAPE; from the coding sequence GTGTCGTCGCAAGCACAGATCAAGCGCGTGACGGCGCTGGATATCCGCGGCCGCAAGGGCGGCGAGACGGTCGTCTCGCTGACGGCCTATACCGCGCCGATGGCGGCATTGGCCGACCGGCACTGCGATTTCCTGCTTGTCGGCGATTCCCTCGGCATGGTCGTGCACGGCCTCGACAGCACGGTGCCGGTCACGTTGGAGATGATGATCCTGCATGGACAGGCGGTGATGCGCGGCTCGCAGCGGGCGCTGGTCGTCGTCGACATGCCGTTCGGCAGCTATGAGGAAAGCCCGCAGCAGGCCTTCCGCAACGCGGCCCGGGTCATGCAGGAGACGGGCTGCGGCGCGGTCAAGCTGGAGGGCGGGGCGCGCATGGAGGAGACGATCCGCTTCCTCGTCGAACGCGGCATCCCGGTGATGGCGCATATCGGTTTGACGCCGCAGGCGGTGAACGTGCTCGGCGGTTTCAAGGCGCAGGGCCGCGACCGGGCCGAATGGCCGGCGATCATGGCCGATGCCGAAGCGGTGACGCGGGCCGGGGCTTTTTCGGTGGTCGTCGAGGCCGTGGCCGAGCCGCTGGCGGCGGAGATCACCGGCAAGGTCGCGGTTCCCACGATCGGCATCGGCGCTTCCGCGGCGTGCGACGGCCAGATCCTGGTGCTTGACGACATGCTCGGCCTGACCGGCCGCGTCCCGAAATTCGTCAAGCTCTTCGGCAATCTCGCCGAGGGCGTGGACAAGGCTGTCGGCGATTATGCCGCCGAGGTGCGGGCCCGGCGCTTCCCCGGGCCGGCGCATGTCTATGCGGTGAAGGATAAAGCCCGGAACCACCTCGTCATTCCAGGCTCAAGCCTGCGGCTTGCCCCGGAATGA
- a CDS encoding serine hydrolase domain-containing protein — protein sequence MSSPIDAYAPAPDGAEWQAISPAEAGFDPERLKAAVAFASENESPWPRSLYYPDGSYVGNVEWNERGPWTEIVGPVRERGGPAGLILKGGRLVAEWGDTARTDMTFSIAKSYLAVLAGIAFDDGLIHDVEEPVGKSVDDAAFAGPHNGTITWRHLLQQSSEWQGELFGKSDQVDHNRQIGPGADNSRKGERRELKTPGSFYEYNDVRVNVLSYALLQRFRRPLPEVLRERVMDPIGASADWEWQGYSTSFVEIDGRRLQSVPGGGHWGGGLFIGARDHARFGLLIGRKGFWNGRQLLSQAWVERMLTPSPTLGNYGYLWWLARGPAARPNLPPTAFSALGAGSNVIWVEPEQDIVAVLRWINGASTEGFIDRLLAARG from the coding sequence TTGTCCAGCCCGATTGACGCTTACGCTCCAGCTCCCGACGGCGCCGAATGGCAGGCGATCTCGCCGGCCGAGGCAGGCTTCGACCCGGAGCGGCTCAAGGCCGCCGTCGCCTTCGCCAGCGAGAACGAGAGCCCCTGGCCGCGCAGCCTCTACTATCCGGACGGCAGCTATGTCGGGAATGTCGAATGGAACGAGCGCGGCCCCTGGACCGAGATCGTCGGCCCCGTGCGCGAGCGCGGCGGGCCGGCAGGCCTCATCCTGAAAGGTGGCCGCCTCGTCGCCGAATGGGGCGACACCGCCCGCACCGACATGACCTTCTCGATCGCCAAGAGCTATCTGGCGGTGCTCGCCGGCATCGCCTTCGATGACGGGCTGATCCACGATGTCGAGGAGCCGGTCGGCAAGAGCGTCGACGATGCCGCCTTCGCCGGCCCGCATAACGGCACGATCACCTGGCGGCATCTGCTGCAGCAGTCGAGCGAATGGCAGGGCGAGCTCTTCGGGAAATCTGACCAGGTCGATCACAACCGCCAGATCGGCCCGGGCGCCGACAACAGCCGCAAGGGCGAGCGCCGCGAGCTGAAGACGCCCGGCAGCTTCTACGAATACAACGATGTCCGCGTGAACGTGCTGAGCTATGCCCTGCTCCAGCGCTTCCGTCGCCCGCTGCCGGAGGTGCTGCGCGAGCGCGTCATGGACCCGATCGGCGCCTCGGCCGATTGGGAGTGGCAGGGCTACAGCACTTCCTTCGTCGAAATCGACGGCCGCCGGCTTCAGTCGGTGCCGGGCGGCGGGCATTGGGGCGGCGGCCTGTTCATCGGCGCGCGCGACCATGCCCGCTTCGGCCTGCTGATCGGCCGCAAGGGATTCTGGAACGGCCGGCAGCTGCTCTCGCAGGCCTGGGTTGAGCGGATGCTGACGCCCTCTCCCACCCTCGGCAATTACGGCTATCTCTGGTGGCTGGCACGCGGACCCGCGGCGCGGCCGAACCTGCCGCCGACCGCCTTCTCGGCGCTCGGCGCCGGCAGCAACGTGATCTGGGTCGAGCCCGAGCAGGATATCGTCGCGGTGCTGCGCTGGATCAACGGCGCCTCGACCGAAGGCTTCATCGACCGGCTGCTGGCGGCGCGGGGCTGA